TCGTATCCTCCTAaacaagagaagaaagaaaagactcggctatgtacaaaaaaaaaaaaaagacattgaaggatcatatatcatatatgatCATTAATTATTTACCCAGCCAAAAAGGCATCAACCTTGTCATTGACAGAGGAAGATAGGAACTTCATGCAAATAGGAGCTTTAACACCGGAAAGAGCAAGAATAGCAGACGGAACACCCCACAAAGAATCACCACAGATGAGACCTGATGCCACAGCCGGTGCAAAGTCATTGGCCTTTTGCTTGTTCTTCCTTCGCCACAAGTAGAGAATCAAGCTCCCAAGACACATGTCAATGGCGAAGTATGCACCAAGGTAGAATGGGATGGCCATGCACATTGGGCTTGGAATAAACCTACAGAGCCCGTACTTTGTTTCATAACGTCGCAACAGCTCGGTGAGTATATTCGTGGCAATTGCAGCACAGAAGAATATGATAGAGAGTTTGACACAATTTTTGGGAAGGGAATCAATACCCTCGACTCCAAGAAGCGATATTCCACGGTACATTAAGCCGTAAGGTGCAGGATACGACCCTTCAGGGTCTCCAACTGAGTAAGCTTTGTAGAAAAACCAGAAGATCAATGGTGACATGATACAACCCATGGCTGTGCCAAAAACCTGGCTAAAGAACATAGAACGAGGAGATGCCAAAGTGAGATAACCAGTCTTGAAATCCTGCATGAGATCAGAAGCTGTAGAAACAATGCTCATCATTACACCACAAGAAGCAAGGCCAGCAATGACACCCCCATTGTCAAGTCCAACCCAAGAACTGAAAATTATGATAGCAACTTTGCCGTAGTTGGAGGCAAGAGACCAATCAGTAAGACCACAACCATAGGCATTGCAGAAGGCCAAAACCGGGGCAATTGCATAAGCAACCAATACATGGTACCATTTCAATTGGTGGAAGATGAAGGGAAcgacagtaatggatatggctGCGAGGATAACATAACCAAGAAAAGCTACCCAATTGGGAATCTGATCTTTCAAGAACGACTGCGTACGTCGTTGCTCGTCGTAATTTACAATCTCTGTGTTTGAGTACTTTTGGCCAATTTCTTGAGACGATTGTTTCTTCTCAGACTTGTGCATTGCTAGACTGGTTCCAGTTTTGATTAGCATGTAGACTACGTGAAACAGACCATCACCAAGCATCATGGCAATGGCAATAAAAACCTATcaacacaaacaagaaattatGAATACATATCACAAGACAAGGGatgaaaaatcattattttcatatttatttaatattcattcactaaagaaaaataaaaacaaaaactagtaGTGCAAGGAGCAATTAATACCCTATATCCTTGAATGCCATGGAGACTGCTTTCACTTGTTTCAGCACTATACCAGTCACCTTTCTTCTGCTCAATCAATGGCCACATGACTCCCCATGAGAGTATGGCTCCAATAAGCAAAGAAATATTTACCATGTAAGGGCAAATTATTCCAACACCAACATATGTTGATGAGAAATCAAAGTAGAACCTGCGAGCCAtacaattaatattatttaatgaaattaagaTTCTTGTAAGTTCTTAccatggttaaatgattaaatttattattttcttatagtttaagtttttgaatttaagtgataatctttctttctttctttcttttttcttttttttttttacaaagtgaTAATCTATTTTAATATCACAACAAATGGTCTTTAAGTTCAAACTCTAATTCCACTCTACCttccatttaaaaataaataaaaagtttaatgCCAATG
This genomic stretch from Quercus lobata isolate SW786 chromosome 3, ValleyOak3.0 Primary Assembly, whole genome shotgun sequence harbors:
- the LOC115982074 gene encoding probable metal-nicotianamine transporter YSL7, which gives rise to MERERDGFNHDDEDDYKKSDGGHQRVMVEEAFKDTAVPPWTKQITIRAMVTSFILSIVFIFIVMKLNLTTGVIPSLNVAAGLLGFAILRSYTALIQKCGFLKQPFTRQENTVIQTCVVASSGIAFSSGTASYMLGMSPIVAGQAEGANTPNNVKQLSLGWMIGFLFAVSFLGLFSIVPLRKMMILRYKLTYPSGTATAYLINSFHTPKGAKLAKKQVAVLFKTFCFSFVFAFFQWFFVAADGCGFSSFPTFGLQAYDKRFYFDFSSTYVGVGIICPYMVNISLLIGAILSWGVMWPLIEQKKGDWYSAETSESSLHGIQGYRVFIAIAMMLGDGLFHVVYMLIKTGTSLAMHKSEKKQSSQEIGQKYSNTEIVNYDEQRRTQSFLKDQIPNWVAFLGYVILAAISITVVPFIFHQLKWYHVLVAYAIAPVLAFCNAYGCGLTDWSLASNYGKVAIIIFSSWVGLDNGGVIAGLASCGVMMSIVSTASDLMQDFKTGYLTLASPRSMFFSQVFGTAMGCIMSPLIFWFFYKAYSVGDPEGSYPAPYGLMYRGISLLGVEGIDSLPKNCVKLSIIFFCAAIATNILTELLRRYETKYGLCRFIPSPMCMAIPFYLGAYFAIDMCLGSLILYLWRRKNKQKANDFAPAVASGLICGDSLWGVPSAILALSGVKAPICMKFLSSSVNDKVDAFLAG